One region of Pararhizobium qamdonense genomic DNA includes:
- a CDS encoding dicarboxylate/amino acid:cation symporter, protein MISVPADAAPTPAVKTPFYRHLYIQVLAAIAAGILLGHFYPEIGAQLKPLGDAFIKLVKMIIAPVIFLTVATGIAGMSDLQKVGRVAGKAMLYFLTFSTLALVIGLIVANVVQPGAGMHIDPASLDPAAVANYAAKAHEQTITGFLSNIIPTTIVGAFADGDILQVLFFSVLFGLALAMVGEKGQPVVNFLNALTAPVFKLVAILMKAAPIGAFGAMAFTIGKYGVGSIANLAMLIGTFYITSLLFVFIVLGAVARYNGFSIIALLRYIKEELLLVLGTSSSEAALPGLMDKMEKAGCKRSVVGLVIPTGYSFNLDGTNIYMTLAALFIAQATDIQLSFADQILLLLVAMLSSKGAAGITGAGFITLAATLSVVPAVPVAGMALILGIDRFMSECRALTNLVGNAVATIVVARWENELDKDQLAQALQGNQGQAPAIGNLQPAE, encoded by the coding sequence ATGATCTCTGTTCCAGCAGACGCAGCCCCGACACCTGCAGTCAAAACTCCCTTTTACCGGCATCTGTACATTCAGGTTCTGGCTGCCATCGCAGCCGGCATTCTTCTCGGCCATTTTTATCCCGAGATCGGCGCACAGCTGAAGCCGCTTGGCGACGCCTTCATCAAGCTCGTCAAGATGATCATCGCACCCGTCATCTTCCTGACCGTGGCAACCGGCATTGCCGGCATGAGCGATCTGCAGAAGGTCGGCCGCGTCGCCGGAAAGGCGATGCTGTACTTCCTGACATTTTCAACGCTCGCCCTCGTTATCGGCCTGATCGTCGCGAATGTCGTTCAGCCGGGTGCCGGCATGCATATCGATCCCGCGTCGCTGGATCCGGCCGCCGTCGCCAACTATGCCGCAAAGGCGCATGAGCAGACGATCACCGGCTTCCTCAGCAACATCATCCCGACCACGATCGTCGGCGCCTTTGCCGATGGCGATATCCTGCAGGTGCTGTTCTTCTCGGTGCTGTTCGGCCTCGCTCTTGCCATGGTCGGCGAAAAGGGTCAGCCGGTCGTCAATTTTCTCAATGCGCTGACCGCTCCGGTCTTCAAGCTCGTCGCCATCCTGATGAAGGCAGCTCCGATCGGTGCCTTCGGCGCCATGGCCTTCACCATCGGCAAATACGGCGTCGGCTCGATCGCCAATCTCGCCATGCTGATCGGGACATTCTATATCACGTCACTGCTGTTCGTTTTCATCGTCCTGGGTGCGGTTGCCCGCTACAACGGCTTTTCGATCATCGCCCTGCTGCGCTATATCAAGGAGGAACTGCTGCTGGTTCTCGGCACCTCCTCTTCGGAAGCCGCACTGCCGGGCCTGATGGACAAGATGGAAAAGGCCGGCTGCAAGCGCTCGGTCGTCGGCCTGGTCATTCCGACGGGATATTCCTTCAATCTTGACGGAACCAATATCTACATGACGCTGGCGGCGCTGTTCATTGCGCAGGCGACCGATATCCAGCTGTCCTTTGCCGATCAGATCCTGCTGCTGCTCGTCGCGATGTTGAGCTCCAAGGGTGCTGCGGGGATCACCGGCGCCGGCTTCATCACGCTGGCGGCCACGCTCTCGGTCGTGCCTGCCGTTCCCGTCGCCGGCATGGCGCTCATCCTCGGCATCGACCGCTTCATGTCAGAATGCCGGGCACTGACCAATCTCGTCGGCAATGCCGTCGCAACCATCGTGGTTGCCCGCTGGGAAAACGAGCTGGACAAAGATCAACTGGCACAGGCGCTGCAGGGAAACCAGGGACAAGCACCGGCCATCGGCAACCTGCAGCCTGCCGAATAA
- a CDS encoding sensor histidine kinase, protein MHKLAMNFFPVSGRVRAQESARRMQRAWVLYGVFSAVLAILVLWVSGEVARRLATVSLEAQARTDADLKAALLRAVLEKQRALPLVLAQDTALGDALVTQDRAALDQLNHKLEGLAAGTQAAVIYVVGRHGVAVAASNWREPDSFVGNDYRFREYYQKAISSGKAEHFALGSVSKKPGLYISQRVDGASGPLGVVVVKLEFDPVEAAWAASQKPTYVTDRRGIVLITSIPSWRFMTIGEIPANALVAIRESLQFGEAPLRPLPFRQAGDLDGGNLVEVVMPGSTGATEFLDLKTPVPTTPWTLQHLVETAPSFDAATREGRLLALLGLLPVLAAGALLLRRRHAASLRISEALRAREELERRVLERTADLSQARDRLQTEITDHRNTEQTLQAVQQDLVQANRLAILGQVAAGVAHEINQPVATIRAYADNARVFLERGQGAFAADNLGNIAALTERIGVITDELRALSRKGRRDAEPTSLRLVIEGAVQLLRSRFAGRMETLDIALPPPDLLVMGMRIRLEQVLINLLQNAFEAIGDKKTDGRVEVRFEVTGEAVAVTVSDNGPGIAPEILQSLFTPFNTSKESGLGLGLVISKDIVADYAGRIEVSSSDAGTSFTVHLKKA, encoded by the coding sequence ATGCACAAATTGGCCATGAATTTTTTCCCGGTGTCAGGCCGCGTTCGAGCTCAGGAATCCGCCCGCCGCATGCAGCGCGCCTGGGTGCTTTACGGCGTGTTTTCGGCTGTGCTGGCGATCCTCGTCCTGTGGGTCAGCGGTGAGGTGGCGCGCAGGCTGGCGACGGTATCGCTGGAAGCGCAGGCGCGCACGGATGCCGATCTCAAGGCCGCGCTGCTACGGGCAGTTCTTGAGAAACAGCGGGCGCTTCCGCTGGTGCTTGCACAGGACACCGCCCTTGGCGACGCCCTGGTGACACAAGACCGAGCGGCGCTGGATCAATTGAACCACAAGCTCGAAGGGCTGGCCGCCGGCACCCAGGCCGCCGTCATCTATGTGGTCGGCAGGCATGGTGTGGCGGTTGCCGCCAGCAATTGGCGCGAGCCGGACAGTTTTGTCGGCAACGACTACCGGTTCCGCGAATACTACCAAAAGGCGATCAGCAGCGGCAAGGCGGAGCATTTCGCCCTTGGCAGCGTCAGCAAGAAGCCCGGTCTTTACATCTCGCAACGGGTCGATGGCGCAAGCGGGCCGCTGGGTGTCGTCGTCGTCAAGCTGGAATTCGATCCGGTGGAGGCGGCTTGGGCGGCGTCGCAGAAACCAACCTATGTGACGGATCGCCGTGGGATCGTTTTGATCACCAGCATCCCGTCCTGGCGGTTCATGACCATTGGAGAAATCCCGGCAAATGCACTTGTGGCCATCCGCGAAAGCCTGCAGTTCGGCGAGGCGCCGCTGCGCCCGCTGCCGTTCCGGCAGGCCGGGGACCTGGATGGCGGCAACCTTGTCGAGGTGGTGATGCCGGGAAGCACCGGAGCCACCGAGTTCCTCGATCTGAAGACACCGGTACCCACAACGCCCTGGACCCTGCAGCATCTGGTCGAGACCGCCCCGTCTTTTGATGCGGCGACGCGCGAAGGGCGCCTGCTGGCTTTGCTTGGGCTGCTTCCTGTTCTGGCTGCTGGCGCGCTGTTGCTCCGTCGGCGGCACGCCGCATCCTTGCGCATCTCCGAGGCACTTCGGGCGCGTGAGGAACTGGAGCGGCGTGTCCTGGAGAGAACCGCAGACCTGAGCCAGGCGCGCGACCGCCTGCAAACGGAGATCACCGACCATCGCAATACGGAACAGACCCTGCAGGCGGTGCAGCAGGACCTCGTCCAGGCAAACAGGCTGGCCATCCTTGGCCAGGTAGCGGCAGGCGTCGCCCATGAAATCAACCAGCCGGTCGCCACCATCCGCGCCTATGCCGACAATGCGCGGGTATTCCTGGAGCGCGGGCAGGGTGCGTTTGCTGCAGACAATCTTGGAAATATCGCCGCGCTGACGGAGCGCATCGGCGTGATCACCGACGAATTGCGGGCACTCTCGCGCAAGGGCCGCCGCGACGCCGAACCCACTTCGCTCAGGCTGGTGATCGAAGGCGCCGTGCAATTGCTTCGCAGCCGTTTTGCCGGACGCATGGAGACGCTGGATATCGCGCTGCCGCCGCCCGATCTTCTGGTAATGGGCATGCGCATCCGACTGGAACAGGTGCTGATCAACCTTCTGCAAAACGCGTTCGAGGCGATTGGCGATAAAAAGACGGACGGCCGGGTAGAGGTGCGGTTCGAGGTCACCGGCGAGGCGGTCGCCGTCACGGTGTCCGACAATGGCCCGGGTATCGCGCCGGAAATCCTGCAAAGCCTGTTCACGCCGTTCAATACCAGCAAGGAGAGCGGGCTTGGCCTTGGCCTGGTCATTTCAAAAGACATCGTGGCCGATTACGCCGGCCGGATCGAGGTGTCCAGCAGTGATGCCGGAACCAGTTTCACAGTGCATCTGAAGAAGGCATAG
- a CDS encoding sigma-54-dependent transcriptional regulator, giving the protein MADGGNIILIDDDKDLRLAMIQTLELAGFSVSAFSSARTALADISVDFNGAVITDIRMPDIDGLELFARLSRMDADLPVILVTGHGDIPMAVQAIQAGAYDFIAKPFAADRLVQSARRAVEKRRLVMENRALRQSAQTASDSLPLIGQTPAMESLRQTLRYIADTDVDVLVAGETGSGKEVVAQLLHNWSRRRSGNFVALNCGALPETVIESELFGHEAGAFTGAQKRRIGRIEHAGGGTLFLDEIESMLPATQVKMLRVLETRQVNPLGTNEVRPVDLRVVAAAKIDLGDPAMRGDFREDLYYRLNVVTLSIPPLRERREDIPLLFSHFAARAAERFKRNIPVISRSVQQYLSTHAWPGNVRELSHFAERVVLGVEAAGWQATPSTSTQNSLPEKLELYEADIIRQALSASDGDVRLTIEALGIPRKTFYDKLQRHGINRADFGRKR; this is encoded by the coding sequence ATGGCGGATGGCGGCAATATCATCCTGATCGACGACGACAAGGATTTGCGGCTGGCAATGATCCAGACGCTCGAACTCGCCGGATTTTCCGTCTCGGCCTTCAGCAGCGCGCGCACCGCGCTTGCCGATATATCCGTGGATTTCAACGGCGCCGTCATCACCGATATCCGCATGCCGGATATAGACGGGCTGGAATTATTCGCACGGTTGTCACGGATGGACGCCGATCTCCCGGTGATCCTGGTGACCGGTCATGGGGATATCCCGATGGCCGTGCAGGCCATCCAGGCTGGCGCCTATGATTTTATCGCCAAGCCGTTTGCTGCCGACAGGCTGGTGCAAAGCGCCCGCCGCGCCGTGGAAAAGCGCCGGCTTGTCATGGAAAATCGGGCATTGCGGCAATCAGCGCAGACAGCCAGCGACAGCCTGCCGCTGATTGGCCAGACACCGGCGATGGAGAGTCTGAGGCAGACGCTGCGCTATATCGCCGACACCGATGTCGATGTGCTTGTGGCCGGCGAAACCGGGAGCGGCAAGGAGGTCGTCGCGCAACTCCTGCACAATTGGAGCCGGCGGCGGTCGGGAAATTTCGTCGCCCTGAACTGCGGCGCGCTGCCCGAAACGGTGATCGAGAGCGAACTGTTCGGCCATGAGGCGGGCGCCTTTACGGGTGCCCAGAAACGGCGGATCGGGCGCATCGAGCATGCGGGCGGCGGGACTTTGTTTCTCGACGAGATCGAGAGCATGCTGCCGGCGACGCAGGTCAAGATGCTGAGGGTGCTTGAGACGCGCCAGGTCAATCCGCTGGGGACCAACGAGGTCAGGCCGGTCGATTTGCGGGTGGTTGCCGCCGCCAAAATCGATCTCGGCGATCCGGCCATGAGGGGGGATTTCCGGGAGGATCTATACTACCGGCTGAATGTCGTGACCCTCTCCATTCCGCCGCTGCGCGAGCGCCGGGAGGATATTCCGTTGCTGTTTTCCCATTTCGCCGCCCGCGCCGCCGAACGCTTCAAGCGCAATATTCCGGTCATCTCCCGCAGCGTGCAGCAATATCTGTCCACCCATGCCTGGCCAGGCAATGTGCGCGAGCTGTCGCATTTTGCCGAGCGTGTGGTTCTCGGCGTCGAAGCTGCCGGATGGCAGGCTACCCCCTCCACTTCCACCCAAAACAGCCTGCCGGAAAAGCTGGAGCTGTACGAGGCGGATATCATCCGCCAGGCGCTTTCGGCCAGCGATGGCGATGTCCGCTTGACGATCGAGGCGCTGGGTATTCCCAGAAAGACTTTCTACGACAAGCTGCAGCGCCACGGCATCAACCGTGCCGACTTTGGCCGGAAGCGCTGA